The following is a genomic window from Rhinatrema bivittatum chromosome 12, aRhiBiv1.1, whole genome shotgun sequence.
CCGCATCACCATGGCCTCTTTTCGCTACTCCCTTACTGGCCCCAGCCAGGGCAGCTTATCCCAAAGGGTTGTTGAGCAAAGTGTACAGGTTGGCGGAATTGGTTTTGGTGGCTTTAGTGGAGGTTCGGTGGCCTCCTATGGATTTGGTGGTGGTTATGGTGGGGGCTCAGCTGGGGGCTTTGGTGGTgggtttggtggtggagatgggtTTCTTGATGGTGGGGAGAAACGAACCATGCAGAACCTCAATGACCGCCTGGCTGCCTACCTGGAAAAGGTGCGAGCCTTGGAGGAGGTGAACACCGGGCTGGAGATCAAAATCAAGCAGTGGTATGAGAAGCAAGTCGGCAGTGGCACTGCTGGAACCATCCGTGACTACAGCAAATATTACCAGATAATCGAAGACCTAAAGAACCAGGTAACTCATCTTCTTTGTGCAGCTTCTTAGTGTGTTTACAGCTAAAATTTCAGAGTAAAGCATTCTTTGTCCTCTTTGCAGTATTTAGCAGAAGTGAGGCCATGCGGGTTATGGGATAAAAGCATTTCACCCTTGACAGAGCAGCACAGTTTTGCCCTTCTATTCCTGTAAGGTGCCATTTGCTAAGGGGAGTGCTGGCTCTAAGCCCTGCAACAGGTTCACGTTTCCCACTGTTTTTACCCAGGGTTTTCTTTTGATTAAGATAATTCTCTAACATATTTGTTACATTCATATTGTTACCTTGCATTAATAAAAGGTTTTCAGTTATTCttgtattgtatatatatatacatagatagGCAGGATATTTCCGTGTTGATTATTAGGGACCTTTTTATGTATTTCAGTTTCATTCTTCAGGTCTTTCGATCTGTTTTCTTCTTGCATTCCTCTGGCTTCGTGTATCAGGGAATTCCTGAAGAATGAAATATAAATTTGCCAGTGTGCTTCTCTGTAAAAGAGCAACTTCATGCAAACTCCCCAGCCCAGCGGTCATCAGAGGCCTTCCAGTTGTTTTCTGCTTGAGCCTGTTAAAAAGATTATAGCCAGTTAGTCCTCACCTTCAGAAAATCCCCACATAGCGGCTAAAACGTCGGTGTATTTCATGATGCGCACTCCCGGGGACGTGTTTAGCTCCGGGTGGGAGGAAGCTCCACGCGTGTGGCATTTCCTTACTCTCCCGTGCTGCATCAGGATACACAGGTACTTGCTACCCACCTAACACAGGGCTGATATTCATATTAAAATGTTCCTACAGTAAATGTGGCTCCAGAGTATCCATGTCTGTTAGCACTAAGCGGTCTACTTAAAATTTAACCCATCATGTCGACAGCAAACACAAATGATTATTCCCAGCATCCTCTCTTCTGTGTTACGGAAGCATTCAGGAGTCCGTCTCAGACAGGACACTATTCACACCCTCACCGTGCTTCTTCTCTCCTGCTTCCCAGATTCTCTCCTGCACCATTGAGAACGCCAGGATCCTTCTGCAGATTGACAATGCCCGGCTGGCGGCCGATGACTTCaggcagaagtgagtttctccggGCAGGCCACAACCTGACACGAATGCTCTTTTTGTGCTTATTTTCCCCTCTTGCCTCCTGTTTAAATAAAACTTAAGTGATCTATTCATATGTAATCCAGAATGCATGCAAAGCCCAGACTGTGAGTGCTCTGTCAATAGGCCTTGGAACACACGTGGGAGGTAACTGCTACCTAAACACCCAGTACTCCGGGACCCGGCTGCTTACTGAGAAGGGTTTTTCTGAAGCTGAATGCTTTCGTTTGTGTTTAAGGTTTGAGAATGAGCTGGCCATGCGCCAGAGCGTGGAGGCCGACATCAACGGCCTGCGCAGAGTCCTGGACGATCTGACCCTGTCCAAGGCTGAGCTGGAGATGCACATAGAGAGCCTGACCGAGGAGCTGGCCTTCCTCAAGCAGAACCACCAGGAGGTGAGGCACACTTCCGCCTGCATGCCGCAGCTTCCCCCCGCGCATTTACAGGGAAGTTAGGAGCATCAGCAGACAGCCAACACAAGAACAGCTGCATGCCACTGAAAAGAAGGTCTCTGTTGTTTGCCAGCCATGTCATCTAGTAAGCACCCTCCTTGCATAATGCAGGGATGTAGGGTTTGCTGCCAGGAGCTTTTATCAAAAATAATATGTCATTGAATATTTTATGATCCCTTCTTATATATTCCAGTGAGGACAATGACTGTGATATGTTTCAAATGCAGTATTTCAAAAAGGAAGAGGCACAACCCTTGTTTGAGTAGTGCCACCTGCTCCATATTCAATACAAGCCGTTAGACAGGCAACGTTATCGATGGCTTGAACtgtctctttgaaaactgacgtATGGGCTGTGGCTACCTCCACTCCAGGACAGGCAGACTGAAAACTGCCTTGGCAGAGTTGGATGTTGTCACATTACCAGATGCAGCATCTCTTTAAAGAGTCTCAGACTCCCTGTGGTGCTTGTATGCTTGCCAAGAGAAAACTCCTTTACCCGTCGGGGCCATGATAGAGCAAGGCCCTTCCGAGGGGAAGCCGACTGGGGCCACTGCCAAGatatcccctccccctgccccagtgcCGGGAGGAGGCGGGGTGCAACATCGTCCGACTGCTGCCTCCTTTTCAACGCAGCTGCGGGGAAGAGAAAACAACAGCCCAACACCAGGGCCAGCCTCCAATGCGAGGCTGAATAACTGCCTCTTCTTCCCAAGCTACAGGCGGCTGAGTGTCGGATGTAGCGCCACTGGCTGCACTATTTCCCCCGTGCTCAGGAAATCTTACGGGAGGAGATCCCTCTCCAGATTAGGAGATCCTCAGGGAGGGGCAAGAGGCTCACGTGCAGCACAAAAATGTTAACCCATCATATCCCAATGTCCTATTTAGGGGATGTAATGGGTTAATGGGGCCCGGCACCTCCCTAGGGTCGGTCTTCTAGGTGCAAACTCCCCATCAGGAAATACATACGTGCACTTTGTCAGGAGAGGTCTGGCCTCGGCCTCAgccctgcctccaccacctttcCCTGCACTGGTGGTGGgacttggattttcaaaggggctttcTCTTTACCCATGAagaatcccttttaaaattgcACTCATATGACCGTTTCAACTTAATCTGTATCTAAcacttcctgcttcagagccaTTAGAGATTAAAAAAATCTCAAAGCTGCAAGATCATTCCTCTCATTCTAAATATTTGTTCTTGCATTTTATTAATTAGTTAGTTCTCCAGGTTACTTCAGTGGGGTTCTACATTTACTATATGAGTTGATACCCATGAAAGGAAGGCAAACAGGATTGTGTATCTGGCACTTTATCATGGAAACTTTAGGGAACTTAGATTATTGCCTTTACTGCACGTTAAATGTTCTTTACTGTACTTAAATACTTTGTTTTTAAAGATCTTTTGactttctttttctccaggaaaTTCAAGCTTTGCAAGGCAGTGCTGTTGGCCAGTTGAATGTAGAGATGGACGCAGCTCCAGGGATCGACCTGACCAAGGTTCTGAACGACATGAGAGAGGACTACGAAGCCCTCGCTGAGAAGAATCGCAGAGATGCCGAGGAGTGGTTCAAACAAAAGGTGAAAAAGCACTACCTGCATCTCATTCTAATCCAGGATGCTGTGTGAGGCTTCAGCTACCATCCTCAAGTCTGGAAGGCAGAGCCTTGTATCTCACATATCGCTGCGCCTCACCACCTTCATTCTGATTGCGGTAAAAGCAGGTTTTGTCTAAGTTGAACTGGGATTTTCCCTGCTTTCTTCCTTGCTCAGAGTGGACAGCTGCAGAAGGAGATATCAGcaggtgtgcagcagcagcagacaagCAAGACTGAGATAACCGACCTGAGGCGTACACTCCAGGGGCTGGAGATAGAGCTGCAGTCCCAGCTGGCCATGGTATGTGATAGTTGGCACACCCCATTGCCGCTTTAACAGCCATATGTTTGTCTCGGTGCTAAGATCACCTTTCAGGTTCTCAAGACGTACTCTCTTACAGACCTTCTGATTAGGCAGGGATGCTTGTTTAAGGTGCATCGCTTTTACAATGGGGcccatgcaatacagtgcgctcagccgagcgccttgtataacccgcagtcggatgagggttaaataggcactaatacacccctaatgcaatagggggattagtgcctatttaatgtGCGTCCGACGTGGAGTAAATGagatagagctcatcacatgcaaatgcacgtgaaggAGGCTATTACTCAATCACTCCAATGCAAAACAATAAATGTgcttctcagacacacatttatcgctcagatattaacgcttgcctggagcaggcgttcaTAAccgagcgcattgaaaagaagtacagaaaagcagaaaaaaacctgcttttctgtacttctttaaaagttaaaaaaaaacaaaacaaaaaacctcagcTGCCGGATTATATCGGCGTcgattttcataaccggccgattgcattatgaaaaccgatgccagtaaactcggcgtcggtctTCGTAATCAgtggactgcagttatgaaaaccgacgccgagtttatcggtgtcggtgttcataaccgcaGACCACCGGTAActgcggggtcgcgttagcaaggaggcactaaggtcgcgcaagcaaccctagcacctccttactaGCACggccccctaatttgcatatagcatggcgcccccccttgcggATGCCATGCGCTcgttaagaaagtgggcactgacttttcagtgcccgctttccgcatTTTTTATAGCATCGGCCTCAATGAATGGTAAGTCACAAAGACACACAATAAGGGGGCACAGGAAATTTATGTACAGATCAAACCGGCATgtcattttaaatataaaaagcaTTCCTTTTTGATGTATATACAGACCAACTTAGAgtcaagaggtccatattcagtcactggctgacTAGGAAACTTAGCCACTGAGTTGGGATTTGTGGCCAAGCTtcataatttgcaaagccatattgcatggctttatgGCATATTTTAactaaagccatgtgatagggctttagctactggagatccagcctagctatcaggggagagagagagagaagaaaaagccataatgccctcatacttggtaggtatttatacctctacatGAGGCCTACCTTTTCACTCGAGGTGAAAGTTTAAGTATTagtcaaatctcatctttgggtgagtttcctcactccgaaggtcatcaaaccttcacaagagagcactgttctgttcgtacatctcactttgaatgtcaaagtggcccctaacccctacactactacctaaactttCACCTccagtgactaggtaggcctcatatagaggtataaatacctatctagggagagggcattatggctagtctctctctctctctctcccccccatgaTTGTAGACAGGGCCCTGATAGCTGGGCTGGATCTCCAGCTGCTTttaatggtccccccagtggttgtaagtaggaaatacaattctggcacttatcacaaagtacaaaaatataatataatactgcctattaccataaaacacaccccttttcctatcgcatgtgatatttagtgcattttgctaaatccaggcctatgttagcTAAATATCACTGAAAATCCGgctaatttagctagataacccACCTCGCCCCAGGACTTATCAGAATAACCTTTTAGCTAGATAAGAAGTTAAACGGTTAAGTCCAGGGCAGACGGTGAGATTTTTAaaccctggcatttttctggctGGACAAGCACACTGAATATGGATCTGCACACCTTAGCCCATACCTTTTATTTTGTCATGACTTGATTACTACAACGGGTTATAGCAAGGACTTTCTGGGGTTGCCTTAAAATGTCTGCAACTTTTCCAGAACACCACAGCAAAGGTTATACTTGTTGGAAATGCTGCTCTGCCTCCCCATCCTGGTTTGCAAATCCCTAATTAGAGGCCAATCTACATATTTTTCAGTCTTAATAAGAGTCTATATGTCAATAAGACTTTTACGGTCTAGTTCCTTCTCCTTCTGAGTCAGACTAGAGGACACTAGTTGGCAAGCATTCTCATAACCGTTACAAGTGTTGTGCAGCTAGGCCACCAGATCTCTAATCTGAGCTGAGTTATATGAAATTCAGCAAAGGATTAAAATCCTGgatatttaaacaagcttttaagAAGATTAAGttgtagctggcttgttacggcggttactaccccaaaccaaataagcctgatacttcactttcaatgcatatccagcatagctctctgcttcaacggcaggggagaagaaaaactgatacttcacgcatatccagcatagctccctgcttcaacggcaggggagaagaaaaactgatacttcacgcatatccagcatagctctctgcttcaacggcaggggagaagaaaaaaggattcgcactcacaaagcggggagtagctggcttgttacggcggttactaccccaaaccaaataagcctgatacttcactttcaatgcatatccagcatagctctctgcttcaacggcaggggagaagaaaaactgatacttcacgcatatccagcatagctctctgcttcaatggcaggggagaagaaaaactgatacttcacgcatatccagcatagctctctgcttcaacggcaggggagaagaaaaactgataccacacgcatatccagcatagctctctgcttcaacggcaggggagaagaaaaaaggattcgcactcacaaagcggggagtagctggcttgttacggcggttactaccccaaaccaaataagcctgatacttcactttcaatgcatttccagcatagctctctgcttcaatggcaggggagaagaaaaactgatactgcacgcatatccagcatagctctctgcttcaacggcaggggagaagaaaaactgataccacacgcatatccagcatagctccctgcttcaacggcaggggagaagaaaaacaaccaataagggctgaataacatagtctgggtaaaacaaataagcatgggtgtagcttgcttattgcggcagttacttcccctactacccctaactaatcaagcttgatatttcacttggatgcagctccatcactgctctctacattaatggtgggggtggaagggaaatagaaccaaagagctaagagaaacagataagtatgagaaaaaaatgtgtgaagcttgctgggcagactggatgggccgtttggtcttcttctgccgtcatttctatgtttctatgtttctatgtttcttgttaCTTGTAATATTGATTTTAATATTCTGGATTTTTGGATTATATTTATTCACAGAAATTATGGAGGCCGATATCCAGTGCCTACTTAACTAGTTAAGAAGGGTCTTATCCAGCTGAGTGGTGGTGGCTGACTATCCGGCTATGCTCAGCCGGGTGGTGGGCAGGAtatgggcatttcagggaggagctAGTTATCTGGCAAACTAGTGCCTTATTTGGGGATGTTCAGCAGCTTagacatgctgctgaatatcccttgtaaatcAGCCGGACAAGTCTTAGCTGAAAATGTTTCAATGTCGACCccatcatttttgttttatgaatctataaaaacataataagtGCTGTCCTGGGCCAGTCCAagatccatggagcccagcatcctgtctccaacagtggccagtctgggtcacaagtacccagcataTCCCAAAAGCTGATCTGCTTCTTCTATCTccatcccagggataagtggcgagcgctggctttcccaagtctgcctggctaataactgtttgtggacttttccttcaggaacttgtccagtcctcttttgagCCCTACCATGTTAGTTGCCCTGACCTCAACTCCCACcaatagattccatagcttgattgtgcgctgggTAAAAACACTTCTTCTAATGATTTGTTGCACATCTTCTGGTTGCTAGtatcatggagtgcctcctagtcctagtattgcctgaaagggtaaataaccgttctcTGCTTACCCGTTCCACCTCACTGGGGATTTTATACATTTCagtcatatccctcctcagtcttctcttttccaatCTAAAGAATCCTtgtctttctccataagggagcttttccatcccctttatcagttttgttatccttctctgtaccttttcttgttCAGTTATGTCCTTTTTGAGATCAGGAGACCAGAATTGCATGCAGTgctcaatggggtagattttagcaGGTTG
Proteins encoded in this region:
- the LOC115074015 gene encoding keratin, type I cytoskeletal 47 kDa-like, with the translated sequence MASFRYSLTGPSQGSLSQRVVEQSVQVGGIGFGGFSGGSVASYGFGGGYGGGSAGGFGGGFGGGDGFLDGGEKRTMQNLNDRLAAYLEKVRALEEVNTGLEIKIKQWYEKQVGSGTAGTIRDYSKYYQIIEDLKNQILSCTIENARILLQIDNARLAADDFRQKFENELAMRQSVEADINGLRRVLDDLTLSKAELEMHIESLTEELAFLKQNHQEEIQALQGSAVGQLNVEMDAAPGIDLTKVLNDMREDYEALAEKNRRDAEEWFKQKSGQLQKEISAGVQQQQTSKTEITDLRRTLQGLEIELQSQLAMKKSLEETLANTECRFGAQLVQMQEVIGNVEEQLGQVRCDIERQNLEHQQLLDVKTRLEMEIETYRRLLDGELGRSSSSSSSFQNSSHLKVTSNSPATSVDSKKDPSVRRKYKMIIEEIVDGKVMSQQVQEKEDIVS